The Musa acuminata AAA Group cultivar baxijiao chromosome BXJ3-6, Cavendish_Baxijiao_AAA, whole genome shotgun sequence region ATTACAATTTACTCGGTTTCGTGGGATTTTGGCATCGTCCAAACAAAAGTGCAGAAACTTGATGATAAAGTTTAGGTATTAGAAAGCACCTGCTAAACTCCTAAACCAGTTTATGAATGGTTTTCATGTCAGCTGCCTCCAGAAGAGTGCCTTTCTCAACATGATCCCACCACTTCATCAGAAAGTTGTTGACAACCAATCTGAACCAAGGAGAGAGCTTGACATCATCCTCACCTGCATCTGCTTTCTTCACTAGGTCTTTCAGCTGGTCTCGATTCACATACTTGACGCCAGCAACCTCATCAGGGTTTGGAAGAAGTTTCACGTCACGGATGATAAACAGCAGATAATCAACTAAGTGCAGAAAAAACATTCAGCATGTTAAGATGGAGAACAAATCCAACTCTAAGTTGTCAAAGGAAGGACTAGAGTACGGGCATACGCTCGTGTTCCCCCCATTTTCCATCAGATGGTGCCTTGTAGAGCATGCGCCCAAGAGGAATAAACTGATCGACAGGTAAGTCTTCTGCAGGAATTCCTAGTTCATCCGATAACTTCCTTTGTGCAGCATTTCTAGCCCCTGACAAATAACAAGGTTAAGATACCAGTTTTTTAACAAGTGAAAACTAGAGTAAAAAACCATGAAAAACTACCTAAGTAGTTCTCTGAAATAAGTTCAGATTCACGATAAAGAGGATGACTGCAGCAGGTATTTGTCCACACTAGCGGAAATGTCACCTTTGTTGCAGACCTTTGCtgcaaaagataaaaatatatcagaaaCTATATGACATGTTCAAAAGCCACGGAACTAAGCTGATCTGCATAGGACATCAAACTTATTGAATTAGAATTATGTTCGATATTCAAGAAAATCATGTAGATATAGCAAGGCATGTAGCTCTCAAATGCAATGAAAATTAACTCTGTATGTAAAATAGAAAAAGGCTTTTATTGCACAAGAATGTTATTCAGGTTCAGAACCAATCTTGTAAAAGCTTCAGGCCAATTGTAAATTTGAGTTCAGAAATTTTATTGAGTTTCAGTAATGTCATATCATGAAAAGCATGATCTGTTGATGGTATGTTAATACCCATTACATTTTTGATATATGCTAGGGGCAAAGTAACGATGTTATAGTGTAAAGGCCATGATGTCAGATACTGATAAATCAAATCCTTGTTTTCTGAAGATTTGGCAATCCTCCAGATCATTTGTTTACTTCCACCACTGTTTTGCACTCCAAAAACCAAAttggaaaaaggaaaaagtacCAACAAAAGTACTACTTCTAGACTCCaagaacaaaatatgaaaaagaagTCTCAACAACAAAACAATTTAGACTCCAAGTTAAGAAAGGTAATGCTATCAAAAATTAACTACAAACCTTCATTCTAGAACCTAGTTTTAACAGGAACTAAGATGACTCTGATCAGTGGTCTTAAAGAACAGTCGAATGATTGTTGATTTGTCTTAATGATCAATGATGCCACTAAAGAACAGAATAATTTGTGAAATTATTGAGAAGCTCTGATGCATGTGGTCCTACAAAAGGAGTACATTTTGTGATGTACAGTGTTAACTGTTTTTCTAAGAATAAATATAGGTATTCACACCAATATCCTCTCACCCTCTCAGGCCTTGCATAGGCAGGAGTCGTGCACCAGGCTGCCCTTCCTATTAAATTTTGGTTTATGAAATGCACTCATTCAAAACCAATTACTATTGAGCTAATTTTATAAATTCTATCCATCGGCCAAGAAACCATACTTGATCCCCTCTAATTCTAAAGATATGAAAAATGGTAAAGTTTGACTCTTTTAAGTTTGTATATGTTTTACCTCAAAATGAAAAGTTGTAGGCTCTGAAACCAAAAATGCTAACTTTACATGTGTGGCTATCCTATGTGTGCATATTGTTCACTGTGACCATGTACACGTGGGATTGTTGATTTCATGCAATTCTTTTTAACTTTTAAAATAAGTTCCTGATAACTTGGTACCTTCAACTATGCCTTTAAGAGCACACATGTATCTTTCTTCCAATTCACTAGATTAGTCTCTATAATCAGCACATCAGGTAATCAATGCATCAGTATCCCAGGGAAATGTTACAGGTAATTAAACTGATTTCCAGTTCTGATAGATGCATGAATTCATCAAACaattaaatcattttcataagaaACACAATTAACTCATCACAAGTACCTGAAGTAGCAACTCATACTTTGAGTTGAAAAGAAAAACACTAAAAGCTCTATGAAGCAGGTTCTCTGATTCAATCTTTTCCATCAGATGGCctgaagataaaagaaaaatcacAGTACAAAAACAATTCTTCAGAACATCCACATAAATGACTGATTGTTAAGGAAACCACTGCAAAGTGACAAACAGAAAATTTTAGGGTATGCAAAAAGGAAACATAACATGAACATTGCAAATGAAAAGCAATATATTGCTGATCTAATtacataattttttaaactataaCAATGAACAATTAAGCTGCAAAAAACATTCATGAAAGCCATGAACATCAGAATACATCAGGACAAACGTACCTGATTCGCATTTTATGTTTTGAAATACTTTTGTTACTTGTGACAACTAAAAACCTACTGTATTGGCTACTTCTTTATTTAGATCACTGGGCTATAGATCACCTTAAGTAGCTCTAACTTTAGGCTTtacataatgaaaattttaacCATCTTTAGTTAAACTCTTGCATTCATTTTTTGCTTTAGCCTATAGACTTGTTTGTATTTCTCTTAATATTATGCTAGTCTTGGTGGACTCAAATTGAAAATCTATTGGGTTTATATGCATTGAGAAGAAGATAACTCTTAAATACATAAGTGAAATCACATAAATTATTATTAAACCCTTAAATAAGTGAATGAGAATGCAGAACAAGGATACATATGCATTGCACAGCCATTCTTGCATGTGTGGGCATGCACGTCACATGAATATCTAATATGCATCTCTCTAATGAACATGATACATGGTTAAGACCTTGCAGAATCGACCCATGTTAAGCACACAAAGTACATACCATGCCTACTAGCCAGTCCAAATTTTGTGTGCAATGATTGTTGTGGTTGGTCAAAGTTGTTCTACATGTATAAAATCAGGAAATTcaaatgcaaaaagaaaaaaaagcccAAAGTAGTACAGCCAATTGGTTACGTTAAACTTAAAGTTTCTTGGATACAAACAAACAATATCTTGACAGAAGCATAGCATAGAAAAAGAACCCAAAGAAGGCAGCTCCTTGACCCAAACATTGGTTGAGGCATCATCAAACAAACAAAGAATGTGTTTCATTTGACAATTGGTAGACAGTCAAAAGTAGCACAAATTGATCTACTTGGTGAAATTAGATGCACCACTCACAGTTGTATTTAGATTCATGTCCAATGACATTGTCATGCTCATCCACCAAGATACATCTGCATCACATGGAACAACCAACTTTATAATTGACAAAGAAATCAATATACATACTATAACACTTACGACAAAAGAAAAGCTGTCCAAACAACGTCTCTAATTGATTGGACAAGGACAACAACTATCTGAAGATACCACAAACGTTGATATTGTCAATTAGCTCAATAGCTGTAATCATGAAGGGGAAAAAGACAAAAGCGATCTAGAACTCCATTACAAACTGAGAACAACGTTCTACCAGCACTTCTAATTTATTTTATGCATATTACAGAAAAATATAAAGTAAAGCTCCAGGCGTCACTACACCAGATTAATGTGGAAAATATCCGAAAAGGAATTTAACAGTGTCTATAAATACATGAGTAGTTTCGGTGAGTAAATGCAACAAAAAGTCAATAGGCAAAGGAAGGAAATAAATGTTCAATAATCAATAGATTTAGATTCGCTCATAAAACACATCTGGCTGGACTAGCTGGACTAGTGCATCTTTAATGCTAACATTTTATCTAAGCAACCAATATGAACACATAAAGTGGATCaatatattctctctctctctctctctctcgtttccgCAGAACCACAATTACCTGCCATTTGGAGAATGGTAACATACTTCCATCACAGATATGTAGTTCATATTTCCAATAAAGACGGAATCCATGTATCGATTCCGAACGTGCAACGAAAAACAGAGTGTAACCCATAGCCATACATGCACGAATAGATGGCACAAAAGGAACAAAAGCAAGCCACAAATCGGTATCAGCGCATGGATCGAAGAGGAAACGAAGCAAAAAGTGGGATATGGGGAGAGAAGCTCACTCGTCCTCGAACATAAGGCGCCTTTGGACGGCATCCATGGTGGTTTCGTCGGCGACAGCGGCCATCGTCATGGAGGCGGGAGCAGATCTCGGACGAGGGGAGAGGAGAAAGCGAGAAGCAGAGGAGGCGGATGCGATCCGAATGGCTGGCGACGCCACCGAGAGGGCGGCATGTAGTCGCGTAAGATGGGCCGACACGTGCGTCGGGGTTCGTGCGCTTGCTTTCTCTCTGTCCGAGCACACCGCCGCACGAGGCAGCGTGCAGGAATCTGTCTCCCCGTGGCTCGTCGTGCCCCCTAAGCACATGATACACGATTACATATGAATATGATATCCAACTCAAATATCAGACATGAAGACTGAAAATTTGGATCCAATCCGTGAGTCGATCGAATCCAAATCGAACCCGATGACGCCCATTTAAAGGGTGACTCGAACCGAGTTGGTTCACTAAATTGAATGAGATCCATCTATGCTCGCCTACGACTTCTGTGGGTGCAAATTAATGGCTTGGGCAGGTTGAAATCAGCCATTGGTGTGTCGCATGCACGCGCTTCACGTGACAGTGACCAGGCCGGAAGAGCCGAACTTTTGGAAGGTGAATCATGCGGGTGCGGGAGGTACGGTTACCAAATGGAAATGTGGTAGACAAAATAAACGAGGTGGACGGCACAAATGTGTGGAGCCTCGGTGGCTTCCTTGCCCCAACTTTCAATGAACCGAGTTCACCCTGGGTTCTCTCTCTCCCTGACACGGCAGTGGTTAAAAGGGTGGGGCTCACACATTCTTGGGAATGAATGGGCCTCGCATGCGGGGGGGCATGCTAGTTGGTCCAACAATCTGCCGCCACATGTTCGAACAGAGGGCGAATGAATCATTTTTCCTATTCTTCTCAGCTGTCTTTATACGAAATACGATGATTTGGAGAAGTAGAGAAAGGAATGAACGATACGCCTCTCAATTTCCTTTCCTACAATTCGAGCAACCAAAGATTGAAGTAGAGAAGATAAAAATCGCAAATGAAGCGACGACCGAGATGGAGGATTTGGTGAGTGAAAACTGGAGTGGATCCTACATCGAGCACCTGAAAAGGATGGAAAGGTAGGTGGGCTGACAAGCGCTCGATGAGGTCGGAAGAGTAGACAACGGAAGAACAATCGCTGGCGAACTCAAAAAGTGAAACTGGCATCGAAAGCTCCAATTCGAGGGAACGAAACCGAAGACTGTCAATAAATTTCATCAAGATCTACCTTTAGAGTGGACGCTCTGTTGTAACAGTTCTTCCCCCATCTAAACGCAAAGAGAGGCGGTTTATCTCACCGAGGAAACCGGAAGGCCGATGACTCGTCCGGCTCTGTAATCGGTGGCGGATTGGTCTCGGGGATGCCTGGAAACCGGAAGGTTTTGCCGAGGAGTAGCAGCGGAGCGTTCGCGCGGCGATCGAAAGGAGGCAAGCGTCTGGCTTAGTAAAGAAGCTGGAAGAGGTGACGAGTGCGGTCGCAAACTCCATGTCCAGCCccgcccccctctctctctttctctctctctctctcggggatTTCTAATGGCCTCCGGTTGTGCAAAAAATGATCGCAAGGACGAGGGCATGACCGCTCCTTGCTTCCACGTTTCTTGGCAGCGTTGCTACGGGCTTGGGCTGATACACCCGTGCGAACTATCACGGGTGACGTGAATACCTTTTGTTCCATGCATCTGGACCCAGCATATCAGATATTTGATAGTATACTACATCACCCATGCCAATTTTAACGGCTGATCCAGCCCTGCCTTCGACAGAACAGATACTCCGAAGTCTCGCGAACGGGCCCTGATGACGTGAGCTGGGCCCGGCTCTACCTCGCTCCGATCCACTCCACGAGTATCTCACTCCCAATCACATCAATTAGGTTCGAATCTGATTCAACCACGTCACTTACGTCTACCACATGTTATTGCCGAACCTAAATCTCCCACCGAAGGTTCAATCCTTCGACATTAGGAGCTATAGAAACACACCAAAGGTTCTTGCGAATTGTCAAAACATTGTACGGAATATGCATATAAACTTTCATAGAAGAAGgatcatcaaaattgagaaaatatttgatgaagTTCTCCTTCAATTTTTAAGTCGAAATGCGTCGGTGTCGGTACAAATTAGCTTGGGATCATTTTTGTAATTACACTGGTTTAAGAATGCCCGGTCTTGGTTTGGTCGGCGGAGACACACGAACCGAACCCGGTTCAAGAAATGGCTATAAAAGGCGGTTCTACCGGTCGGGCGAGGGATTAGTACAAGGACAAGGAGGACGAGAGCCGGAGAAATGAACGCTCCGGATCGTTACGAGCGCTTTGTTGTGCCTGAGGGCACCAAGAAGTGAGCAACCAACCCCATCTGTTTTTCCTTTACTTTTACCCGAATCCTTTCGCGTCGGCGATCTTCGTTTTCTTGTTGAAAGAATATTTTCGACGGCAGATTAAACCCTCGACGAACTTGTTTTGTTCAAGAATTTCCCTCAAGTTTTTTGGGTTTCTTGATAACGTGATCTTTCTCTTATGCGGATGAAAAATTAGGGTTTCATATGAGAGGGACACCAAGATCGTCAATGCGGCCTCCTTCACCGTCGAGCGCGAAGACCACACGATCGGAAACATCCTCCGAATGTGCACACCATCTACCTCTGTCGCGTTCCTTTCTTTCTCTAAAACATATGTAATTTATAGCGGatttagttttgtttttgttgtggccGCAGGCAGCTGCACAGAGACCCCAGTGTGCTCTTTGCGGGCTACAAGCTTCCACACCCCTTGCAGTACAAGATCATAGTTAGGGTATGCTTCATCTTTTATCAACCAATAGAACAGATTGGAGCATTGCGTTTGACATGTCTGTGTGCACCTCACCAGATCCAAACGACAAGCCAGTCTTCACCGACTCAGGCATATAACCAGGCGATCGATGACCTCGACAAGGAGCTTGACTATCTGAAGAAGGGTTTCGAGGTTTGCTGCTCACTACTCGTTGTTTAACATCTAAAAGCATGCTGGTGTTCAGTGGTTTAATTTTCTGCAGAGGAACCCAAGGATACGTGACATTTTGAGAAATTCTATTTCAAGGCTTATAATCTGTAACCCTTTCTTtgtatttgtttttgtttttgggttCATTTTTGTAATGTCATATCCAATGCATATAGTTTAATGTGCTTTTCACAATATATTTCTAGCACAATCTATAGGAAAAGATCCAGTTTTGCAGCTGGACCCTGTTGAAGATTAAGTCAAGTCAGTCATGTTTCATTGATTACCATTAAATCGTTGTCCATGATtcaattctttttgttatttgcaCTGAATATTCttattaaatcatatttattagTATCGAGGTTTTTAGGTTCCTAACACACATTATTGTTAATTACATGCTAGCATAATACTTGTTGGTCGGCATCAGGGGCATGTCAATTGCCATGGGTACTATGCCAGCATAACACTTGTTGGATGCCCCATCTTGAATTTCTAGTGACGTTCTGACACTGTATATGCTGCATGGCATCGGTTGACATGGATGGCATGTGTAACTCTTCATTAGCATTAATGGTTAGATGCCATGTGTATGGTTTGGATGAGAGTCCAACTAACAAGGAATTCCTTGTATGAGAGTTCCAAACCACAGCTGTGTAATTAGTCTGGTTTgaaaaaaaattcatgaattttttcttaattttgtggTAGTTCCTCTAGTTTGTGCTCATTTGAGTTCCTCTCCATACATCCACTTTTTGCTTTTTTTTCCTAGTTACTTTTACAGAGAACAGTATGTTATTCTGCTGAATTATGTCTTATAGGTTTGAAAAACCCTTTCATTATTCTTCTTTTGATTACACTACCTACTGCTACAGCCAATCTACTGTCGTTTTAGTCAGACATCTGTCTGAACAGCCTCTTGGTTGGTCAGATCTGATCTTCCAAATGGGGCACCATTTGGTGATgcattatttggtataagtgatccCTATCTAGTACTCTTCATGTTTGGTTCAAGATACCTTGTCATCTGCTGTTATAAGAAACAATACAACAGATAATGTGTCGTGAAAGCTTGATTTGGTGGTGGGAAAGAACATCCATAAGTCATTGTGCCCAAAGCAGATGGACAGGTGGGTTGGCAGAATAAAAAGCAAGCAATTATATGAGCCAATGTTATGTTATTTTCTTTTCAGCCAGAGTAACTTTGCTGAATGCATTTTTTTGGCTCTGAACTGGACATTtggatgaaaataattttgaaggtAACAAGGCAAGTTTTTATGTCACGAAAAACAAAAGATTCAAGGAATCCAGTATCGAAGTCCTTTACATTGAGGAAATTTCCAGTAAAGGGTCATTCGTTATAGAAATTCTTGTATCCTACTGCATGTCAAACTTGTATCACTGAAATTTAAAGCTCAATTAGAGTTATTAATTGAAATATTGGTGACAAAAACTTTTGGGTTCACTCTTACAAATATTGAAGATAGGCAGCTAAATGCTAAATAATATGGTGAATTAGTGGACACAATGGGTCCCGAAAGAAGCAATTTGATGTTGTTAAATCTTAATTTTAGGTCAAGTTAAATTTGTATTTGAGTTTGGATTATGATTAGAATCAAGTCCTATTCTAATTTTCTATTTTCACTCTTTTCCAGTGATTTCCTTTTTgctatttttttgaatttttgggaTGAATTATATGACCAGCCATGTAATCTTTTATAGTTGTTTTTCAGT contains the following coding sequences:
- the LOC135640807 gene encoding isopentenyl-diphosphate Delta-isomerase I-like yields the protein MEFATALVTSSSFFTKPDACLLSIAARTLRCYSSAKPSGFQASPRPIRHRLQSRTSHRPSGFLGGTTSHGETDSCTLPRAAVCSDREKASARTPTHVSAHLTRLHAALSVASPAIRIASASSASRFLLSPRPRSAPASMTMAAVADETTMDAVQRRLMFEDECILVDEHDNVIGHESKYNCHLMEKIESENLLHRAFSVFLFNSKYELLLQQRSATKVTFPLVWTNTCCSHPLYRESELISENYLGARNAAQRKLSDELGIPAEDLPVDQFIPLGRMLYKAPSDGKWGEHELDYLLFIIRDVKLLPNPDEVAGVKYVNRDQLKDLVKKADAGEDDVKLSPWFRLVVNNFLMKWWDHVEKGTLLEAADMKTIHKLV
- the LOC135640808 gene encoding DNA-directed RNA polymerases II, IV and V subunit 11-like → MNAPDRYERFVVPEGTKKVSYERDTKIVNAASFTVEREDHTIGNILRMQLHRDPSVLFAGYKLPHPLQYKIIVRIQTTSQSSPTQAYNQAIDDLDKELDYLKKGFEDEKNRYDEKLRQGY